Proteins found in one Quercus robur chromosome 2, dhQueRobu3.1, whole genome shotgun sequence genomic segment:
- the LOC126705542 gene encoding probable methyltransferase At1g27930, protein MGPIPIEKLATKANNMIMHKAKAHPTRCTSLNPRGKTVFLEEDPKWFQTVLKDSPYLKAHTVKYRTQLSQADHLLSSYLSERLCSPSDAYLRGNTRCRLALENLPDEVYETEWDLIMIDAPRGYFAEVPGRMGAIFSTAVMVRNRKGSGVTHVFLHDVDRRVEKSFAEEFLCRKYLVKAVGRLWHFEIPSAANNASVAGSNSVTFC, encoded by the exons ATGGGTCCCATTCCAATTGAAAAACTTGCCACAAAAGCCAACAACATGATTATGCACAAAGCCAAAGCCCAC CCAACACGGTGCACCTCGCTGAACCCGCGTGGCAAAACGGTGTTCCTCGAGGAAGATCCGAAATGGTTCCAGACGGTTCTCAAGGACTCGCCATACCTGAAGGCCCACACGGTCAAGTACCGAACCCAGCTTTCCCAGGCCGACCATCTCCTCTCCTCGTACCTCTCCGAACGCCTCTGCTCGCCGTCCGATGCGTACCTACGTGGCAACACGCGGTGTCGTTTGGCGCTCGAGAATCTTCCCGACGAGGTGTACGAGACGGAGTGGGATTTGATAATGATCGACGCGCCGAGAGGGTACTTCGCCGAAGTGCCAGGTAGGATGGGTGCGATTTTCTCGACGGCGGTCATGGTGAGGAACAGGAAGGGATCCGGTGTGACGCACGTGTTCCTGCACGATGTTGATCGGAGAGTAGAGAAGTCTTTTGCTGAAGAGTTTCTTTGTAGGAAGTACTTGGTTAAGGCTGTCGGGAGGCTCTGGCATTTTGAGATTCCATCTGCGGCTAATAACGCTAGTGTTGCTGGGAGTAACTCAGTTACTTTTTGCTGA
- the LOC126715879 gene encoding pentatricopeptide repeat-containing protein At5g56310-like: MLHVQLLRTTSTTIPNPKPKCILSNLHSHSHSQYTNVPPSQSQPKSSTHLHALLEPLLNQNPPHILFYAPIFQFLTGLSLSKLGQQIHAHLTLRGLKPNSYLAAKMIAMYASFGHFNTAMTLFQKIHHPTVRLYNSILRASALYGYSKTVIDLYFKMHSLGLKGDSFTYPFVLKCCADLSSSWMGKCVHGMSLRLGLVFDLYVGTSLIDMYVKCGKLRDAHKVFDKMSVRDVSSWNALIAGYMKDGEIFVAEGLFRTMPCRNIVSWTAMISGYTQNGLAEQALCLFEEMLKEDSEVKPNWVTITSVLPACAESSGLERGRRIHDFASKIGLDSNASVLTALVAMYAKCGSLTDARQCFDRIREKNLVTWNTMITAYTSHGCGMECAWTFEDMIGEGIQPDTITFTGLLSGCGHSGLVDVGLKYFNRMNTEHSIKPRVEHYACVVDLLARVGRLVEAKELIDQMPMQAGPSIWGALLAACRSHCNLEIAEIAARKLFVLEPENSGNYVLLSNMYAEVGKWEEVDNLRALLKLHGMKKSPGCSWMR, translated from the coding sequence ATGCTGCATGTCCAACTCTTACGCACAACATCAACCACAattccaaacccaaaacccaagtGCATTCTTTCCAACCtccactctcactctcactctcagtaCACCAATGTTCCACCATCACAATCACAACCCAAATCCTCCACTCACTTACATGCCCTCTTAGAACCACTActcaaccaaaacccacctcACATTCTCTTCTACGCACCCATTTTCCAATTCTTAACTGGCCTCAGCCTCTCCAAACTAGGCCAACAAATCCATGCTCACTTAACCCTTCGTGGCCTCAAACCCAATTCCTACCTCGCTGCTAAGATGATAGCTATGTATGCaagttttggtcattttaacaCTGCCATGACTCTGTTTCAAAAAATCCATCACCCAACTGTTCGTTTATACAACTCTATACTTCGTGCTTCTGCTTTATATGGGTATTCAAAAACAGtcattgatttatattttaaaatgcacTCTCTTGGACTTAAAGGTGATAGCTTTACATACCCTTTTGTGCTCAAGTGTTGTGCGGACTTGTCGAGTAGTTGGATGGGGAAATGTGTTCATGGGATGAGTTTGAGACTTGGGTTGGTGTTTGATTTGTATGTTGGGACTTCCTTGATTGATATGTATGTGAAATGTGGCAAGTTGAGGGATGCTCAtaaggtgtttgataaaatgtctgtGAGAGATGTTTCTTCTTGGAATGCATTGATTGCGGGGTATATGAAGGATGGGGAGATTTTTGTTGCTGAGGGTTTGTTTAGAACAATGCCTTGTAGGAATATTGTTTCTTGGACTGCTATGATATCGGGGTACACACAGAACGGATTGGCTGAGCAGGCATTGTGTTTATTTGAGGAGATGTTGAAGGAAGATTCAGAGGTGAAGCCTAATTGGGTAACAATAACGAGTGTGCTTCCTGCTTGTGCAGAGTCGTCGGGTCTTGAGCGTGGGAGACGGATTCATGATTTTGCTAGTAAGATTGGTTTGGACTCGAATGCCTCTGTGCTGACAGCACTTGTTGCAATGTATGCTAAATGTGGAAGCCTCACTGATGCTCGTCAATGTTTTGATAGGATACGTGAAAAGAATTTGGTTACTTGGAATACGATGATAACTGCTTACACTTCCCATGGATGCGGAATGGAATGTGCATGGACTTTTGAGGACATGATCGGAGAGGGTATTCAACCGGATACCATCACATTTACAGGGTTATTATCTGGATGTGGCCATTCGGGCCTTGTTGATGTTGGCTTGAAATACTTCAACCGTATGAACACAGAACACTCCATCAAACCAAGAGTTGAACATTATGCTtgtgttgttgatcttttggcTCGTGTAGGGCGATTGGTGGAAGCAAAAGAGCTTATTGATCAAATGCCCATGCAAGCAGGACCAAGCATATGGGGTGCATTGTTGGCTGCTTGTCGGAGCCACTGCAATTTGGAAATTGCAGAAATTGCAGCTAGAAAGTTGTTTGTCTTAGAACCAGAAAATAGTGGGAATTATGTCCTGCTTTCAAATATGTATGCTGAAGTTGGCAAGTGGGAAGAGGTGGACAATTTGAGAGCTCTTCTAAAATTACATGGCATGAAGAAAAGTCCTGGATGCAGTTGGATGAGGTAA
- the LOC126715876 gene encoding uncharacterized protein LOC126715876 — protein sequence MPEIDIIIYHGGPLKNANANKGLPFEGPGIKTYYTQIDRRLKTLDQLKMMVMEELCENPAVHNIHITYRMPNEILKHRINYKYMAIESDKHVKIMFDKLERIPEVTNIELYIQLEPRAEVGIEEIQQTQTSLQVTVPDAQYQYFTHVEHADVHADEDVHADDDDDDHEDEDEDENDDDYDDEDEDQDDDDDYVDENIAINGEDFGDRDEIEDRIEQGDFRDFERDIDDDETLDGSQPDAYNVLSVQNITDTIPVYSPPALSFYENTWENFVDPSHIETPFVSSWIEGMNLCKGLTFANKMEVQRVLTKCALKENKHFLISRSTTTKLCAKCVDESCTWYVCVVKKPKFHNLWIVTVYKGPHTCIRTGVRNDGRMMSCKFIADDILKKLCEDHTTPIKHLRSMIESKYEGQKPSYYKVWDAKQKAIEKMFGNWEESYQRLQKLLMAYIDQDPTTQVFYRTTSTGEDDTVFLNYVFWSFGPSIDGFKYCKPVISIDGTHLYGKYQGKLLVAMATDANNKVFPLAFAIVDSESGSSWRWFLQCLRDAIGRVIPNEGICIISDRHLGIKNAIANWPRRDDGRALVFHRYCLRHVASNFNTHFQNSTLKSAALKAGYASQAVKFTSIMETIKQAEIEAIRNKKKLTGKDGKEKNQDYLPYTYLMGESVDMWTQSHDGGRRFGAMTTNISECFNGVLKGARGLPIAALVEFTWNKLVSYFHDRRKEYLFEFSEGKKWSKYAFSKWDENKSKSEKHYLKPFSNEELIFQIVTQINTCSAGGGNHSYEVRLQERTCSCGKWQNIGIPCSHAIRVCDYLNIDSTTFIHPCYGLNNAINTYEHAFVVPKSMALWRDPIGPKWLPNPALLRAKGRPVKSRIRNEMDGVRNKVREPGWRREDADLIESQSKQTCGLCHASGHNRRKCPQSRGASTSGHVPH from the coding sequence ATGCCTGAAATTGATATAATCATATACCACGGTGGTCCgttgaagaatgccaatgcgaaCAAGGGATTGCCATTTGAAGGGCCGGGTATAAAGACCTATTATACCCAAATTGATCGTAGGTTGAAGACCCTTGATCAATTGAAGATGATGGTTATGGAAGAGTTGTGTGAGAACCCTGCTGTGCACAACATACACATTACTTATCGCATGCCAAATGAAATCCTGAAGCACCGGATTAATTACAAGTACATGGCGATAGAATCAGACAAACATGTCAAGATCATGTTTGACAAGTTGGAGAGAATACCTGAAGTAACTAACATTGAGTTGTACATACAGTTGGAGCCACGTGCAGAAGTTGGTATTGAGGAAatccaacaaacacaaacaagttTACAAGTTACAGTTCCAGATGCTCAATACCAGTATTTTACACATGTAGAGCATGCTGATGTTCATGCCGATGAAGATGTTCAtgccgatgatgatgatgatgatcatgaggatgaggatgaggatgagaatgatgatgattatgatgATGAGGACGAGGAtcaggatgatgatgatgactatGTTGATGAAAATATTGCCATTAATGGTGAAGATTTTGGCGATAGAGATGAGATTGAAGACAGGATTGAACAAGGGGACTTTAGGGACTTTGAGAGGGACATTGATGACGATGAGACATTGGACGGTAGTCAACCTGATGCATACAATGTTCTTAGTGTCCAAAACATTACGGACACAATCCCTGTGTACTCACCACCTGCCTtgtcattttatgaaaatacttGGGAAAATTTTGTTGATCCTTCACATATTGAGACACCATTTGTGTCTAGTTGGATTGAGGGGATGAATTTGTGCAAAGGCTTGACTTTTGCCAATAAAATGGAGGTGCAACGCGTATTAACAAAGTGTGCcctcaaggaaaacaaacattttttgaTCAGTAGGTCAACCACGACAAAACTTTGTGCGAAATGCGTTGATGAGTCATGCACGTGGTATGTATGCGTAGTCAAGAAGCCCAAGTTCCACAATCTATGGATAGTCACCGTGTACAAGGGTCCTCACACGTGTATACGGACTGGGGTGCGAAATGATGGTAGAATGATGAGTTGTAAATTTATTGCAGATGACATCCTTAAGAAGTTATGTGAGGATCACACTACCCCAATTAAGCATCTCAGATCTATGATAGAGTCGAAATATGAGGGACAAAAGCCTTCTTACTACAAGGTGTGGGATGCGAAACAAAAGGCGATTGAGAAGATGTTTGGGAATTGGGAAGAGTCTTATCAAAGGTTGCAAAAGTTGCTAATGGCATATATTGATCAGGATCCGACTACCCAGGTGTTCTATCGTACCACATCCACCGGTGAAGATGACACagtatttttgaattatgtgtTTTGGTCTTTCGGTCCAAGCATTGATGGATTCAAATATTGCAAGCCGGTTATCAGTATTGATGGGACTCATCTGTATGGTAAATATCAGGGAAAGTTGTTGGTTGCAATGGCAACCGACGCTAACAACAAGGTATTCCCTCTTGCCTTTGCTATTGTGGATTCTGAGTCAGGGTCTAGTTGGAGGTGGTTTTTACAATGTCTCAGAGATGCGATTGGCCGCGTGATACCTAACGAAGGCATTTGCATAATTTCTGACCGACATCTCGGTATCAAAAACGCCATTGCAAACTGGCCTAGAAGGGATGATGGAAGAGCACTGGTATTTCATagatattgccttcgacatgttgctagcaactttAACACACATTTTCAGAACTCGACTCTGAAGTCAGCGGCATTGAAAGCTGGATATGCTAGTCAGGCAGTGAAATTTACCTCCATAATGGAGACCATTAAGCAGGCGGAAATTGAGGCCATTAGAAATAAGAAGAAGTTGACGGGGAAGGATGGCAAggaaaagaatcaagattatctTCCATACACATACCTAATGGGCGAGTCAGTGGATATGTGGACCCAGTCACATGATGGTGGGAGACGTTttggggcaatgacaaccaatataTCAGAGTGCTTCAATGGTGTATTGAAAGGTGCACGGGGCCTTCCTATTGCCGCGTTGGTTGAGTTCACTTGGAACAAACTTGTCAGTTATTTCCACGACCGTCGCAAAGAATACCTTTTTGAGTTCTCAGAGGGTAAGAAATGGAGTAAATATGCCTTCTCCAAGTGGGATGAGAATAAGAGCAAATCTGAGAAACATTATCTCAAGCCATTTAGCAATGAAGAGCTGATATTTCAAATAGTTACCCAAATCAACACGTGTAGTGCAGGAGGGGGAAACCACAGTTATGAAGTTCGGTTACAGGAAAGAACATGCAGTTGTGGGAAATGGCAAAACATAGGGATCCCGTGTTCACATGCAATCAGAGTATGTGACTATTTAAATATTGATTCGACCACATTTATTCACCCGTGTTATGGTTTGAACAATGCCATTAACACTTATGAGCATGCATTTGTGGTTCCTAAGTCGATGGCTTTGTGGAGGGATCCCATAGGGCCAAAGTGGTTGCCTAATCCAGCATTGTTGCGGGCCAAAGGTCGACCAGTGAAGTCGAGAATAAGGAATGAGATGGATGGAGTGAGGAATAAGGTTCGAGAACCGGGATGGCGGAGGGAGGATGCAGATTTGATAGAGAGTCAGTCCAAGCAGACATGTGGACTGTGTCATGCTTCCGGGCATAACCGCAGAAAATGTCCGCAGTCCCGTGGCGCTTCCACAAGCGGTCATGTTCCACACTAG
- the LOC126715877 gene encoding uncharacterized protein LOC126715877, which yields MDPQAFIRLSIGSLWLRIPGAALNSVNSGIHAISSPCSCEIRLRGFPVQTTSVPLITSPEVTHDSHSIASSFYLEESDLNALLAPGCFYSSHSCLEIAVFSGRKGSHCGVGIKRQQIGTFKLEVGPEWGEGRPVILFNGWIGIGKSKQESGRPGAELHLRVKLDPDPRYVFKFEDLTRLSPQIVQLQGSIKQPIFSCKFSRERVPQVDPLSTYWSVSADGSDLEMERRERKGWKVKIHDLSGSAVAAAFITTPFVPATGCDWVARSNPGAWLIVRPDICRPESWQPWGKLEAWRERGIRDSVCCRFRLLSDGQEGGELLVSEIFINAEKGGEFFIDTDRQMRAAAASPIPSPQSSGDFAALALAVGGFVMSCRVQGEGKSSKPLVQLAMRHVTCVEDAAIFMALAAAVDLSIEACRPFRRKIKRGSHHSL from the exons ATGGATCCTCAGGCTTTTATTAGATTGTCTATAGGCTCATTGTGGCTGAGGATACCTGGAGCAGCTTTGAACTCTGTGAATTCTGGAATTCATGCAATCTCTTCGCCATGTTCATGCGAAATTCGTCTTCGAGGTTTTCCCGTGCAGACTACATCAGTACCCTTAATAACCTCTCCTGAAGTTACACATGATTCTCACAGCATTGCCTCGAGCTTTTATCTTGAAGAATCTGATCTGAACGCATTGTTGGCACCTGGCTGTTTTTATAGCAGTCATTCGTGTTTGGAGATTGCTGTTTTTTCAGGAAGGAAGGGGTCCCATTGTGGTGTAGGCATCAAGAGGCAGCAGATTGGGACGTTTAAACTGGAGGTAGGTCCTGAATGGGGTGAAGGGAGGCCAGTGATTCTTTTTAATGGTTGGATTGGTATTGGCAAAAGCAAGCAGGAAAGTGGAAGACCAGGAGCAGAGCTTCATTTGAGAGTGAAACTGGACCCTGATCCAAGATACGTTTTCAAGTTTGAAGATTTGACCAGATTGAGTCCTCAAATAGTTCAACTTCAAGGTTCCATTAAGCAGCCTATCTTCAGTTGCAAGTTTAGTCGAGAAAG GGTACCCCAGGTGGATCCATTGAGCACTTACTGGTCAGTTTCTGCTGATGGTTCTGACCTAGAGAtggagagaagagaaaggaagGGGTGGAAGGTGAAGATACATGATCTCTCTGGCTCGGCTGTTGCCGCCGCCTTTATTACAACTCCATTTGTGCCAGCAACAGGTTGTGATTGGGTGGCCAGGTCCAACCCAGGAGCTTGGTTAATTGTTCGCCCTGATATTTGCAGGCCTGAGAGTTGGCAGCCATGGGGAAAGCTTGAGGCATGGCGTGAACGTGGCATCAGAGATTCTGTCTGCTGTCGATTTCGCCTTCTTTCTGATGGCCAAGAGGGAGGGGAGCTTCTCGTGTCTGAGATTTTTATCAATGCTGAAAAGGGTGGGGAGTTTTTCATAGACACTGACAGACAGATGCGAGCAGCAGCAGCAAGTCCAATACCAAGCCCGCAAAGCAGTGGAGACTTTGCAGCTTTGGCTTTAGCTGTTGGAGGTTTTGTCATGAGCTGTAGAGTGCAAGGGGAAGGGAAGAGTAGCAAGCCATTGGTACAACTGGCCATGCGACATGTAACATGTGTGGAGGATGCTGCCATTTTCATGGCACTTGCAGCAGCTGTTGATCTCAGCATTGAGGCATGCAGGCCCTTCCGTAGGAAGATCAAGAGAGGGTCTCACCATTCTTTGTGA
- the LOC126715878 gene encoding tubulin-folding cofactor A — protein MATLRNLKIKTGTCKRIVKELHSYEKEVEREAAKTADMKEKGADPYDLKQQENVLAESRMMIPDCRKRLEASLADLKGTLAELEESNQKEGMEIEEAKSTIVEVEQLFQTTEA, from the exons ATGGCAACCTTAAGAAATCTGAAAATCAAGACAGGAACTTGTAAACGTATTGTTAAGGAGTTGCATTCGTATGAGAAAGAGGTTGAGAGAGAAGCTGCCAAAACAGCAGACATGAAAGAGAAAGGAGCTGACCCATACGACCTTAAGCAACAG GAAAATGTGCTTGCTGAGTCAAGGATGATGATACCTGATTGTCGCAAGCGTCTAGAGGCCTCATTAGCTGACCTGAAAGGAACTTTG GCTGAGCTGGAGGAGTCAAACCAAAAGGAAGGCATGGAGATTGAGGAAGCAAAAAGCACTATAGTGGAGGTTGAACAGTTGTTTCAAACAACTGAAgcttaa